The following coding sequences lie in one Psychrobacter arenosus genomic window:
- a CDS encoding adenylosuccinate synthase, whose product MGKNVVVLGSQWGDEGKGKIVDLLTEKASAVARFQGGHNAGHTLVVDGKTTVLHLIPSGILRDGVTCFIGNGVVLSPEALLIEMKNLEDNNVPVRERLRISPNCPLIMPYHVALDQAREAKRGSGKIGTTGRGIGPAYEDKIARRAIKLADLFRADLEEKLRNLIEYHNFQLTQYYKVEAIDFDKTFALCQEWKSALSGLVCDVTEELDQLRRAGKNLMFEGAQGTLLDIDHGTYPFVTSSSTTAGGVSTGTGIGPLYLDYVLGITKAYTTRVGSGPFPTELFDDVGAHLAKVGHEFGATTGRARRCGWFDAEALRRAVVLNSLSGICLTKLDVLDGLEELRIGIGYDLPETECAGANDAEFYESVTPKYETLPGWSESTVGITNYDDLPDNAKAYIKRIEALIDCPIDIISTGPDRDETIVLRDPYDA is encoded by the coding sequence ATGGGAAAGAACGTTGTCGTTTTAGGCAGTCAATGGGGTGATGAAGGCAAAGGCAAAATTGTCGACCTACTCACCGAAAAAGCTTCTGCAGTAGCCCGTTTTCAAGGCGGTCATAACGCTGGACATACTCTAGTCGTTGATGGTAAAACCACGGTTCTGCATTTGATTCCATCCGGTATTTTACGCGATGGCGTGACCTGCTTTATCGGTAATGGCGTGGTCTTGTCACCAGAAGCTTTATTGATTGAAATGAAAAACCTTGAAGACAATAATGTGCCTGTACGTGAGCGTCTGCGTATCTCACCAAACTGTCCTTTAATCATGCCGTATCACGTGGCACTAGATCAAGCGCGTGAAGCCAAGCGTGGTAGCGGTAAAATCGGCACTACGGGTCGTGGTATTGGCCCCGCTTATGAAGATAAAATCGCTCGCCGCGCTATCAAATTGGCCGACCTGTTCCGTGCGGATTTAGAAGAAAAGCTACGCAATCTAATTGAGTACCACAACTTCCAATTGACCCAGTACTATAAAGTCGAAGCGATCGACTTTGATAAAACTTTTGCGCTATGCCAAGAGTGGAAGTCAGCGCTATCAGGTCTGGTTTGTGATGTCACTGAAGAGTTAGACCAATTGCGTCGTGCTGGCAAAAACCTTATGTTTGAGGGTGCGCAAGGGACACTATTGGATATCGACCACGGTACCTATCCGTTCGTGACCAGCTCTAGCACTACAGCAGGCGGCGTTTCTACCGGTACAGGCATTGGTCCTTTATATTTAGACTATGTCCTAGGTATCACTAAAGCTTATACCACTCGTGTGGGTAGCGGTCCATTCCCTACAGAATTGTTTGATGATGTTGGCGCTCATTTGGCGAAAGTGGGTCATGAGTTTGGCGCTACTACCGGTCGTGCGCGTCGCTGTGGTTGGTTTGATGCTGAAGCGTTACGTCGTGCCGTCGTATTAAACTCACTATCAGGCATTTGCTTGACCAAGCTAGACGTTTTAGATGGTCTAGAAGAGCTGCGTATTGGTATTGGTTATGACTTACCAGAGACTGAGTGTGCCGGCGCAAACGATGCTGAATTCTATGAATCAGTGACGCCAAAATACGAAACTTTGCCAGGTTGGAGCGAGTCTACGGTAGGTATTACCAATTATGACGACCTACCAGACAACGCTAAAGCTTATATCAAGCGTATCGAAGCGTTGATTGATTGCCCAATCGACATTATCTCTACTGGCCCTGACCGTGATGAGACTATCGTATTGCGCGACCCTTATGATGCGTAA
- a CDS encoding ATP phosphoribosyltransferase regulatory subunit: MIVSACSDSANLSSSSQPKSTVSAPSPQLNAGSDIANIWLLPDGVTDLLSNEAQKQEMLRYQMTKHLVGCGYELICPPMIEYTESLLNNASEDLKRQTFKIIDQLTGRLMGVRADITPQILRIDAHLNQHQGRQHIARYCYAGHVIHTLPTGLFGSRTPLQLGAEIFGCADISADIELLDVLFGLLDRADLKASRHVDIGQVSIFKRLCEIAQISNSDSQQLMSLYANKALPELKRISTEMPMGADFYALAANGHDLATLKAALSPVASEDPQINEAMSQIATIKQHLEQNWQCHVSIDITELSGYHYHTGLVFNVYLNNDIQAVARGGRFDGMVMNADIDVNTMANSTEKDKRCAAGFSLDLTRLQSHIELPEQDLIVVDYAACQQLNSDGQSALNNKIAELREQGYRVIKPLTASDSHSQQSQRLQLQNGVWQLSI, from the coding sequence ATGATTGTGTCTGCTTGTTCTGATTCTGCAAATTTAAGCTCGTCATCACAACCTAAATCCACTGTATCCGCTCCATCTCCGCAGCTAAACGCTGGGTCAGATATCGCTAACATTTGGCTATTGCCGGATGGAGTGACTGACTTGCTATCGAATGAAGCACAAAAACAAGAGATGCTGCGTTATCAAATGACTAAGCATCTGGTCGGTTGTGGTTATGAGCTCATCTGTCCGCCGATGATAGAGTACACAGAGTCTTTATTGAACAATGCTTCTGAAGATTTAAAAAGACAGACTTTTAAGATTATTGACCAATTAACCGGTCGTTTAATGGGTGTGCGCGCGGACATTACCCCGCAAATTTTACGGATTGACGCCCATCTTAACCAGCATCAAGGACGCCAGCACATTGCTCGCTACTGCTATGCCGGTCATGTCATTCATACCTTACCTACGGGTCTGTTCGGCTCACGCACCCCGCTACAGTTGGGTGCCGAAATCTTTGGTTGTGCCGATATCAGCGCTGATATTGAATTGCTCGACGTGTTGTTCGGTTTGCTTGACCGTGCGGATCTTAAAGCCAGCCGCCATGTCGACATTGGTCAGGTCAGCATCTTTAAACGGTTGTGTGAAATCGCGCAAATCAGTAACAGTGATTCGCAACAACTGATGTCTTTATATGCCAATAAAGCCTTGCCAGAGCTTAAGCGCATCAGTACCGAGATGCCTATGGGCGCAGACTTTTACGCGCTAGCCGCCAATGGCCATGACCTAGCCACTTTAAAAGCAGCCCTATCTCCTGTGGCTAGCGAAGACCCACAAATTAACGAAGCCATGAGCCAAATCGCTACTATAAAGCAGCATTTAGAGCAAAATTGGCAGTGTCATGTCAGTATAGATATTACTGAGCTGTCAGGTTATCACTACCATACTGGCCTAGTATTCAACGTCTATCTAAACAATGATATTCAAGCGGTCGCTCGTGGTGGCCGCTTTGATGGCATGGTGATGAATGCCGATATCGATGTTAATACTATGGCTAATAGTACAGAAAAAGACAAGCGCTGTGCTGCGGGTTTCAGTCTCGATTTGACCCGCCTGCAAAGCCATATCGAATTGCCTGAGCAAGACTTGATCGTGGTGGATTATGCCGCTTGCCAGCAGCTAAATAGCGACGGGCAGAGCGCGCTAAATAACAAAATTGCAGAGTTACGTGAGCAAGGTTACCGCGTGATTAAGCCGCTAACAGCGTCCGACTCACATAGCCAGCAATCACAGCGCTTACAGTTACAAAATGGGGTTTGGCAGCTGTCTATTTAA